One part of the Hydra vulgaris chromosome 01, alternate assembly HydraT2T_AEP genome encodes these proteins:
- the kazal1 gene encoding four-domain proteases inhibitor-like precursor (The RefSeq protein has 3 substitutions compared to this genomic sequence) encodes MKCVAVIMTLLVAAYAERRCNQVCTMIWAPVCGHDGKTYASECALKAASCLSQEPIVKVYDGECNLEGNCKFACNRMYAPVCGSDKNLYSNECLLRQAACEQRKAITVVRNVGENTDCSSCSFPCTREYNPVCGSDGKTYATECVMRGFACQYEKAIVAVRDGPCEAE; translated from the exons ATGAAGTGTGTTGCTGTAATTATGACTTTGTTAGTTGCTGCTTATGCAG agAGAAGGTGCAACCAAGTATGCACAATGATTTGGGCACCAGTCTGTGGTCACGATGGAAGAACATACGCTAGTGAATGTGCGTTAAAAGCTGCATCTTGTCTTAGCCAGGAGCCCATAGTTAAAGTGTATGATGGTGAATGCAACCTCGaag gCAACTGCAAATTTGCTTGCAACAGAATGTATGCTCCAGTTTGTGGTAGCGATAAAAAGCTTTACTCGAACGAATGCCTTTTGAGACAAGCTGCATGCGAACAAAGAAAAGCCATTACAGTCGTTCGAAATGTTGGCGAAAATACTGATTGTAGTT cTTGTTCCTTTCCATGTACAAGAGAATATAATCCAGTGTGTGGATCAGATGGAAAAACCTATGCCACAGAATGTGTAATGAGAGGTTTTGCATGCCAGAACGAAAAGGCTATTGTTGCCGTTCGCGACGGACCATGCGAAGCTGAGTAA